From a single Granulicella aggregans genomic region:
- a CDS encoding GMC family oxidoreductase translates to MRTFSDDETVDAVVIGTGAGGAPILAKLAAAGLKVVALEAGPWWQSPMDEFATDELAAAKLYWLDERLSAGDTPEAFGANNSGTGVGGSTLHWGAFVPRADPRDFHIETDFAVGADWPLSYDDLLPHYEAVERFLGVSGPANYPWDPARHFPTGPVPINAPGQLMQRGFNALGLRTSAAPIAALSEDYAQTEYGHRPACVNRGFCHQGCRNGAKASMDVTYLPWAVRSGAEIRPQSFVTGFERNTQGDIKAVIYRDEAVGIDRRQCCKAVFLCAGAIETPRLLLHNNLANASGQVGRNYMAHVATQVWGTFSQPIRMNKGFPATVISEDTLRPLGADFAGGYLVQSLGVVPVTFATQVARGRGLFGTDLTTYLDHYNHLAGIGINGDCLPSARNFLELSGELDIRGMPKPRIHFSYGKQEQAMTAHASKLLTAAWQAAGANDIWTYERSAHTIGTCRMGIDPDHSVVDPYGRVHDIPNLWICDNSIFPSALAANPALTIMAIAHRAAAHFLTSDR, encoded by the coding sequence ATGCGAACGTTTTCCGATGACGAAACCGTCGACGCTGTTGTCATTGGGACCGGAGCTGGCGGCGCACCGATCCTTGCCAAACTCGCCGCCGCCGGCCTCAAGGTCGTCGCATTGGAAGCTGGCCCATGGTGGCAGTCTCCCATGGACGAATTCGCCACCGACGAGCTCGCCGCTGCCAAGCTTTACTGGCTCGACGAACGACTCTCAGCAGGCGATACCCCAGAGGCCTTTGGTGCCAATAACTCCGGCACCGGCGTCGGCGGCAGCACTCTCCACTGGGGAGCATTCGTTCCCCGCGCTGACCCACGCGATTTCCACATTGAAACGGATTTTGCTGTTGGTGCTGACTGGCCCCTGAGCTACGATGACCTCCTTCCGCACTACGAAGCCGTTGAGCGCTTCCTCGGAGTAAGCGGCCCCGCCAACTACCCTTGGGACCCCGCACGGCATTTCCCGACTGGCCCCGTCCCGATAAATGCTCCCGGTCAGCTTATGCAGCGCGGCTTCAACGCACTTGGCCTCCGCACCAGTGCCGCTCCCATCGCGGCCCTCAGCGAGGACTACGCCCAGACCGAGTACGGCCACCGCCCCGCCTGCGTCAATCGAGGCTTCTGCCACCAGGGCTGCCGCAACGGTGCGAAGGCCAGCATGGACGTTACTTACTTGCCATGGGCCGTCCGCAGCGGCGCTGAGATCCGCCCTCAAAGTTTCGTCACTGGGTTCGAGCGCAATACTCAGGGCGACATCAAGGCCGTCATCTATCGCGACGAAGCTGTAGGCATCGATCGCCGCCAGTGCTGCAAAGCCGTATTCCTCTGCGCCGGAGCCATCGAGACCCCACGCCTCCTGCTCCACAACAACCTCGCCAACGCCAGCGGCCAGGTAGGCCGTAACTACATGGCGCACGTGGCCACACAGGTCTGGGGCACCTTCTCGCAACCTATTCGCATGAACAAAGGTTTCCCCGCCACAGTCATCTCCGAAGATACCCTGCGTCCATTGGGCGCGGACTTCGCCGGCGGCTACCTCGTCCAATCCCTCGGCGTCGTTCCCGTCACCTTTGCGACCCAGGTCGCCCGCGGTCGAGGTCTCTTCGGCACCGACCTCACCACGTATCTCGACCACTATAACCACCTCGCTGGAATCGGCATCAACGGCGACTGCCTCCCCTCCGCGCGGAATTTCCTCGAACTCTCCGGCGAGCTCGATATCCGGGGCATGCCCAAGCCTCGCATTCACTTCAGCTATGGCAAGCAAGAGCAAGCCATGACCGCCCACGCCTCGAAGCTGCTAACTGCCGCTTGGCAAGCTGCTGGCGCCAACGACATCTGGACCTACGAGCGCTCCGCCCACACGATCGGTACCTGCCGAATGGGTATCGATCCTGACCACTCGGTCGTCGACCCGTACGGCCGGGTCCATGACATCCCTAACCTTTGGATCTGCGACAACTCCATATTTCCAAGCGCGCTCGCAGCGAACCCAGCCCTGACGATCATGGCCATCGCTCACCGCGCTGCAGCCCACTTTCTCACGTCCGACCGCTAA
- a CDS encoding tetratricopeptide repeat protein yields MMDTSLNDKTPRSMSERSTERLDSWKEIAAFFRREVRTVQLWEKSEGLPVKRHHHIKLGSVYAYRHELESWWASRCSGHGAPQVDSALTPGKPKLSTFSAEYPRSEDPGPAYHASMMGLYFWKQRTRVDLLKAVGYYQEALLLDPTYADAYAGLADTYVSLSYNHLMPARQAMESAKRAVDSALALDPHSINVRNAEINFRANCAWEWAAAERLCQSIVETGLVNSRTFQLYASLMINLGRHDEAIRLSLHAHRLDPLSDIVNSQVSFSYFYAGDYDNSIAFINRAIELRPQFSMGHALLGRTHAERGNWEQAIRSFERGLEVSTDSALLKALIAYGHAGLGDSDRASEILQEIEADAGNECFPAYDVSAVYALLKRQDQAVEHISRAYEMHDIKMTYIQYDPRFKSLRSLPQIQQITASMFPVPRTRSATLQQSH; encoded by the coding sequence ATGATGGACACATCACTCAACGACAAGACGCCGAGATCGATGTCTGAACGGAGCACGGAGCGACTCGACTCCTGGAAGGAGATCGCGGCTTTCTTTCGACGCGAAGTTCGCACGGTTCAGCTTTGGGAGAAGAGTGAAGGGCTACCCGTCAAGCGTCATCATCACATCAAATTAGGCAGCGTTTATGCCTATCGGCACGAGCTGGAAAGCTGGTGGGCCAGCCGTTGCTCGGGTCATGGTGCTCCGCAAGTCGATTCTGCTCTTACGCCAGGCAAGCCAAAGCTATCCACTTTTTCAGCAGAATACCCTCGCAGCGAGGATCCGGGACCGGCATACCACGCCAGCATGATGGGACTCTACTTTTGGAAGCAGCGCACTCGAGTGGACCTGCTCAAAGCGGTTGGTTACTACCAGGAAGCGCTCCTTCTTGACCCAACGTATGCCGATGCCTACGCCGGCCTTGCCGATACCTACGTCTCCCTCTCGTACAACCACCTGATGCCGGCTCGTCAAGCGATGGAATCCGCGAAGCGCGCGGTCGACTCGGCACTTGCGCTCGACCCTCACTCGATCAACGTGCGCAACGCGGAGATCAACTTTCGGGCGAACTGTGCGTGGGAGTGGGCGGCTGCCGAGCGGCTTTGTCAAAGTATCGTTGAAACCGGATTGGTTAATTCGCGAACGTTTCAGCTATATGCGAGCCTGATGATCAATCTAGGACGGCATGACGAGGCGATCCGCCTCTCGTTGCATGCGCATCGGCTCGATCCGCTCTCCGACATCGTCAACTCACAGGTTTCATTTTCCTACTTTTACGCGGGCGATTATGACAACTCGATCGCTTTCATCAATCGCGCCATCGAGCTTCGGCCGCAATTCTCTATGGGGCACGCTCTGCTCGGCAGAACGCACGCGGAACGCGGGAATTGGGAGCAAGCGATCCGGTCCTTCGAGCGAGGACTTGAAGTCTCCACTGACTCTGCATTGTTGAAAGCACTCATAGCCTACGGGCACGCCGGCTTAGGCGACTCGGATCGAGCCAGTGAAATTCTGCAGGAGATCGAAGCAGACGCAGGAAACGAGTGTTTCCCAGCGTATGACGTATCAGCGGTTTACGCCCTCTTGAAGCGGCAAGATCAGGCAGTGGAGCACATCTCCAGGGCTTATGAGATGCATGACATCAAGATGACATACATCCAATACGATCCACGCTTCAAAAGCCTCCGTTCGCTCCCACAGATCCAGCAGATTACAGCATCCATGTTTCCTGTTCCACGAACAAGGTCCGCGACCTTACAACAATCGCACTGA
- a CDS encoding tyrosine-type recombinase/integrase — protein sequence MKQLGCRAGKWLNQDQARLLLEKANGQSLSHLRDVAMIWILLGCGLRRAELSTLRRADIQIRQGHWAIVDLVGKGNHVQTVPMPMWVKEAVDRWLSAASVASGYVFRAVSRHGTALGTGISENVVWYVVRSCARRL from the coding sequence GTGAAGCAACTCGGCTGCCGAGCAGGTAAGTGGCTCAACCAGGATCAAGCTCGGTTGCTGCTTGAGAAAGCAAATGGGCAAAGCTTAAGCCATCTCCGTGACGTCGCTATGATATGGATCCTGCTCGGCTGCGGTCTGCGCCGAGCCGAGCTGTCGACCTTGCGGAGAGCAGACATCCAGATTCGACAAGGCCATTGGGCCATTGTTGATCTGGTCGGCAAGGGCAATCACGTTCAGACCGTACCTATGCCAATGTGGGTGAAGGAAGCCGTGGACAGGTGGCTTAGCGCTGCATCAGTTGCGTCGGGTTACGTGTTCAGAGCAGTCAGCCGTCACGGAACCGCCTTGGGAACCGGCATTTCCGAGAACGTGGTCTGGTATGTCGTCCGGAGCTGTGCCCGACGCCTGTAG
- a CDS encoding nuclear transport factor 2 family protein: MSEEQSRLLKVNRSEAPKPAQNNTQAGASEVLQVERRDFTELVPTDRSRVQSMRGFDDCYTDIVDYIVRCTHKIWDERDVGLIYTHYTHNCVLYGVLGTMYDRESVVRETVQRIVEFPDRRGMAIGVIWRGDDVNGFYTSHMTHGTGRHTEYGSLGRPTGRPYVTRTLVDCMILNNRIYREWVVRDNMAFLRQLRIDPHEYAMTLARQKLERGEAVVETAENRRLLGQYPPETEPDLTLAHNESETLVLRWLHHIYNKRMFGKIHEIYASNCVWHGPLMRDLNGIAAVMQQTMRLVALMPDCAFVPQHICSNVSEEGGEKIAIRWILEGHHLGYSSGALGAPTGHKLVVMGITHLHLRDGKIVEEWVLYDELSMLVQVKLAALQQVA, encoded by the coding sequence GTGAGCGAAGAACAGAGCAGGCTTCTCAAGGTAAACCGTTCGGAAGCACCGAAGCCCGCGCAGAACAACACACAGGCAGGTGCCTCCGAGGTGTTGCAGGTCGAACGTCGCGATTTCACCGAGTTAGTGCCTACCGATCGATCCCGCGTACAAAGCATGCGTGGTTTCGACGACTGCTATACAGACATAGTCGATTACATCGTGCGTTGTACCCATAAGATCTGGGACGAGCGGGATGTCGGTCTGATCTACACGCATTACACGCACAACTGTGTGCTGTATGGAGTGCTCGGAACCATGTACGATCGCGAGTCGGTCGTCCGTGAGACCGTGCAGCGCATCGTTGAATTTCCTGACCGGCGCGGTATGGCCATTGGCGTCATCTGGCGTGGCGATGATGTGAATGGCTTTTATACCTCGCACATGACGCATGGAACCGGACGCCATACGGAGTATGGTTCCCTGGGCAGACCCACCGGCCGCCCCTATGTCACGCGGACGCTGGTCGATTGCATGATCCTCAACAACAGGATCTACCGTGAGTGGGTCGTCCGCGACAACATGGCGTTTCTGCGGCAGCTTCGTATCGACCCGCACGAGTATGCGATGACGCTGGCTCGACAGAAGCTCGAACGTGGTGAAGCTGTTGTCGAGACTGCGGAAAACCGTCGTCTTCTCGGGCAGTACCCGCCGGAAACGGAACCAGACCTGACGCTTGCGCATAACGAGAGCGAGACTCTGGTGCTTCGCTGGCTGCACCACATCTACAACAAGCGAATGTTCGGCAAGATTCACGAGATCTATGCGTCAAACTGCGTTTGGCATGGACCACTCATGCGCGATCTTAACGGCATCGCCGCCGTGATGCAGCAAACGATGCGCTTGGTCGCGCTGATGCCCGATTGCGCTTTCGTCCCGCAGCACATCTGTTCCAACGTGAGCGAAGAAGGCGGCGAGAAGATCGCCATCCGCTGGATTCTGGAAGGTCATCATCTGGGCTATAGCTCCGGCGCACTTGGAGCTCCGACCGGACACAAACTCGTTGTCATGGGCATCACGCATCTACACCTTCGCGATGGCAAGATCGTCGAGGAATGGGTGCTATACGATGAGCTCTCCATGTTGGTTCAGGTGAAGCTCGCCGCGCTGCAGCAGGTAGCCTAA
- the hisD gene encoding histidinol dehydrogenase, whose product MEDNFGTAPEGFVGSAQYIKAPKRSASGDTGDVADLVSTILDSVRRRGDEAVREFSQRFDKISLDQFEVSQADRESAVAQMDPQTRADTEFAIDNVRRFAEAQYETILPLEVETLPGLHLGHRVIAIERVGAYVPGGRYPLLSAPIMTIVPGKVAGCDEVVACLPPNAHPAMIAGCHLSGADRIFRIGGAQAIAAMAFGTESVPRVHKIVGPGNAFVNEAKRQVFGAVGIDQLAGPSEIFVVADATGDAELIATDLLAQAEHDVRTRVGLITTDRRLAEETVKEVARQLGSLSTAATAGESWANYGEVVLCADEAAMIRYSDHVAAEHLEVHTSDPHAFAAKLRNYGSLFIGQNASVVYSDKCVGTNHTLPTLGAGRYTGGLWVGSYVKIATHQWLEDSAIDLVAPAATRQSASEGLEGHRRAAAIRFDRRHSLGQSGK is encoded by the coding sequence ATGGAAGACAACTTCGGGACAGCTCCAGAAGGCTTTGTCGGGAGTGCTCAGTACATCAAGGCACCGAAGCGAAGCGCGTCCGGCGACACCGGCGACGTAGCGGATCTCGTATCTACAATTCTCGATTCGGTGCGGAGACGCGGGGACGAGGCCGTCCGCGAGTTTTCGCAGCGCTTCGATAAGATCAGCCTCGACCAGTTCGAGGTTTCGCAGGCCGACCGTGAGTCCGCTGTCGCGCAGATGGACCCGCAGACGAGAGCGGATACCGAGTTTGCGATCGATAACGTCCGTCGCTTTGCCGAGGCGCAATACGAGACCATTCTTCCGCTCGAAGTTGAAACCTTGCCGGGGCTGCATCTGGGACATCGCGTCATTGCAATCGAGCGGGTCGGCGCGTATGTTCCCGGCGGGCGCTATCCGCTGCTATCCGCGCCGATTATGACCATCGTTCCAGGCAAGGTTGCAGGTTGTGATGAGGTAGTCGCTTGCCTTCCTCCAAATGCGCATCCAGCCATGATCGCCGGCTGCCATCTATCGGGCGCTGACCGAATCTTTCGCATAGGCGGCGCACAGGCTATCGCGGCCATGGCATTCGGGACAGAGAGCGTGCCTCGGGTGCATAAGATCGTGGGCCCCGGAAATGCATTCGTCAACGAAGCGAAACGGCAGGTCTTCGGCGCGGTGGGGATCGATCAATTAGCGGGCCCATCCGAGATCTTCGTCGTAGCCGACGCGACCGGCGACGCCGAACTCATCGCGACCGACCTGCTTGCACAGGCAGAGCATGACGTGCGCACGCGCGTAGGCCTGATTACGACCGACCGGCGACTGGCAGAGGAGACTGTGAAGGAAGTGGCCCGGCAGTTAGGCTCACTCTCAACTGCCGCAACTGCGGGCGAAAGCTGGGCGAACTACGGCGAGGTTGTACTCTGTGCCGATGAAGCTGCGATGATCCGCTACTCGGACCATGTGGCAGCGGAACACCTGGAGGTGCATACCTCCGACCCACACGCGTTTGCCGCAAAGTTACGCAACTACGGCTCGCTTTTCATCGGTCAGAACGCCAGCGTCGTGTACTCCGACAAATGTGTCGGCACCAACCACACGCTGCCGACGCTCGGTGCCGGACGTTACACGGGCGGCCTTTGGGTGGGCTCGTATGTAAAGATCGCCACGCATCAGTGGCTGGAGGATAGCGCGATCGATCTCGTGGCGCCTGCAGCGACGCGCCAAAGTGCAAGTGAGGGTCTTGAAGGGCATCGGCGCGCGGCAGCGATCCGCTTTGATCGCAGGCATTCGCTGGGTCAATCCGGCAAGTAA
- a CDS encoding DmsE family decaheme c-type cytochrome, protein MKRVLLVLASLASSCWIYSQPCTAQTASQAITSSKTDIMKVSDFVGSETCELCHADLSKKFASNPHVELALEHGGKGVTCEGCHGGGRAHVESGGDPTKILQLSKMPARQMDATCLGCHASAHPNFLRSDHGKAGVSCTSCHSVHGLIAAAAPSATAAPAPPVAKLDKKSRMSARLFDLMKPDPTITDPVQWNAATVAISGDNPSLLKAPQPQLCFSCHSDIKPAFSQPFHHKVNEGLMKCTDCHDTHGTFNSTQLRSTADQNMVCTKCHTETRGPFVFEHAPVKAEGCLSCHSPHGSQNARLLNVPNINQMCNQCHSPVASGTIHGMGSGSAEVQSCISCHTMIHGSNINPALIR, encoded by the coding sequence ATGAAGCGTGTTCTCCTGGTCCTCGCGTCGCTCGCATCAAGCTGCTGGATTTACTCGCAGCCGTGCACCGCCCAGACGGCCTCGCAGGCGATTACGAGCAGCAAGACCGACATCATGAAGGTCTCGGACTTTGTCGGCTCCGAAACCTGCGAGCTATGCCATGCCGACCTCTCGAAGAAGTTCGCATCGAACCCCCACGTGGAACTGGCTCTCGAGCACGGTGGCAAAGGAGTTACTTGCGAAGGCTGTCATGGCGGCGGAAGAGCACACGTCGAGTCAGGTGGCGACCCGACCAAGATTCTGCAACTCAGCAAGATGCCCGCGAGGCAGATGGACGCGACCTGCCTGGGCTGCCACGCGAGTGCTCATCCGAATTTCTTGCGCTCGGACCACGGTAAGGCGGGTGTAAGCTGCACAAGTTGCCACAGCGTCCATGGCTTGATTGCCGCAGCCGCTCCATCCGCGACAGCTGCTCCCGCGCCGCCCGTCGCGAAGCTCGATAAGAAGTCGCGTATGAGCGCTCGCCTCTTCGATTTGATGAAGCCGGATCCGACCATCACCGATCCTGTGCAGTGGAACGCGGCCACTGTCGCGATATCGGGAGACAACCCGAGCCTCCTCAAAGCCCCGCAGCCGCAGCTCTGCTTCAGTTGCCACAGCGACATCAAGCCGGCGTTTAGCCAGCCCTTCCATCACAAGGTCAATGAAGGTCTGATGAAGTGCACCGACTGCCACGACACGCATGGCACCTTCAATAGCACTCAACTGCGTTCAACCGCCGATCAGAACATGGTCTGCACAAAGTGCCACACTGAGACCCGTGGGCCATTTGTCTTCGAGCACGCGCCAGTGAAGGCGGAAGGCTGCCTCAGTTGCCATTCTCCTCACGGCTCTCAGAATGCGAGGCTGTTGAATGTGCCCAACATCAACCAGATGTGTAACCAGTGCCACAGCCCGGTTGCGTCAGGGACGATTCACGGCATGGGTTCAGGCTCGGCTGAGGTGCAGTCCTGCATTAGTTGTCACACCATGATTCACGGCTCCAACATCAATCCGGCTCTGATCCGATGA
- a CDS encoding MFS transporter translates to MSVPSGMQLSLARRVCAFGFLLCAEFFYSWAWNTVDILRPYLRESLRLTLTQAGSAYSAQGAGALAGAILIGQLADRLGRRNMLVAVMLGYGSLLLAGVFVSSYLELLLQRFCLGIFLGGSFPVVVGIYVGLFEPEVRGRLASMVSAVFSASIITQGYAFGHLAGHDWRLLLWLGGAPPILLAFVAYAVVPSGVRQTTAPGKQRLPMSELFAPSLRRQTLLLALLTGLNFFAYQAFSGWLTTYLKDNRHLASPAIGQLVSGQFAGNLLGCFFWGWIGDRFGRRAGAVGFFVAAAAVMVFLGVPAEPPVLIAVGSLYGFCLSASVVWGPWLAELYPEHLRSTAASIFNWGRLISFFAPLITGAMAGAFGLRFSMLSSSLAFCAAGGIWLSLPETLRRKSH, encoded by the coding sequence GTGAGCGTCCCTTCCGGGATGCAGCTCAGCCTGGCGCGGAGAGTGTGTGCCTTCGGGTTCTTGCTGTGTGCGGAGTTCTTCTATAGCTGGGCATGGAACACGGTCGATATTCTCCGACCGTACCTGCGCGAAAGCCTCAGGCTGACTCTCACCCAGGCCGGGTCTGCTTACTCGGCCCAAGGAGCGGGCGCGCTCGCCGGCGCAATTCTCATCGGCCAGCTTGCAGACCGGCTAGGACGCAGGAACATGCTGGTGGCCGTAATGCTTGGATACGGCAGTCTACTGCTCGCTGGTGTCTTCGTCTCCAGTTACCTGGAACTTCTATTGCAGCGGTTCTGCCTTGGGATATTCCTCGGAGGCAGCTTTCCGGTCGTAGTGGGAATTTACGTTGGACTCTTTGAACCCGAAGTGCGCGGCCGGCTCGCAAGTATGGTGAGCGCAGTCTTCAGCGCATCGATCATCACCCAGGGCTACGCCTTCGGGCATCTCGCTGGTCACGATTGGCGACTGCTGCTCTGGCTCGGCGGCGCTCCGCCTATCCTGCTGGCGTTTGTCGCCTATGCGGTCGTGCCGTCCGGGGTCCGGCAAACTACGGCACCAGGCAAGCAGCGTCTGCCAATGAGCGAGTTGTTTGCTCCTTCTCTGCGGCGGCAGACGCTCTTACTCGCGTTGTTGACGGGACTCAATTTCTTCGCCTACCAGGCGTTCAGCGGATGGCTCACCACGTATTTAAAAGACAACCGCCACTTGGCATCCCCGGCGATCGGCCAACTTGTCTCCGGGCAGTTTGCTGGAAACCTTCTGGGGTGCTTCTTCTGGGGCTGGATAGGAGACCGTTTCGGTCGGCGGGCAGGTGCTGTGGGTTTCTTCGTGGCAGCGGCAGCCGTAATGGTCTTCCTCGGCGTGCCGGCCGAACCTCCCGTACTCATTGCGGTCGGCTCCCTTTACGGGTTTTGCCTTTCAGCGAGCGTCGTATGGGGACCATGGCTAGCGGAGCTTTATCCCGAACACCTGCGCTCCACCGCCGCTTCGATCTTCAACTGGGGACGATTAATCAGCTTCTTTGCGCCGTTGATCACAGGCGCGATGGCCGGAGCATTTGGCTTGCGGTTTAGTATGCTTTCGTCCAGCCTCGCGTTCTGTGCTGCGGGTGGAATCTGGCTGAGCCTGCCTGAAACGCTCCGCCGGAAAAGTCACTGA
- a CDS encoding alpha/beta hydrolase: MLSYRTYGSYGPTIVLLHWLGGSARTWTGLTSILAERGMRSLAIDLPGFGDSVDNSNYSVQSMADDVLATLCALDPTQFCTGWLLGGHSMGGKVATVLTRSLLDDSSTISMPTGLILVSPSPPGPEPMKGSKRKEMLDSLGRSTGDADEDRKRAASYVAGNVGKLPIEPATNVRTEDDVLRMSRQAFAAWLIDINGHSAGSKEDWSKRVGILPIPTIIFAGTEDAALGPDAQREHTLTHFSHGELIALEACGHLGPIERPTELAEHFLSFAQSLGLVPRPPAEPFSQKFQQVIDSQRTSPQTRAVLLARLPEPFVAPRTFSETELRTLRALIDTVIPHASPNIAARLDQTLAQPRADGWRFNNLPDDVAAWRQGFSSLDAAAHRTHGVSFLALSPSLRRALLVAAQQGNLGRGPLGILHLGESADAFSASQMQKWFEDVRAELTRLYISDPRTLDRIGFTGFADDPSGFTQIRLEEQHETSEELTGFAQ, encoded by the coding sequence ATGTTGTCCTATCGCACTTATGGCTCCTACGGCCCGACGATTGTCCTATTGCACTGGCTCGGGGGGAGCGCGCGAACCTGGACTGGACTTACCTCCATCCTTGCCGAACGTGGAATGCGCTCGCTCGCTATCGATCTCCCCGGCTTTGGAGACTCCGTCGACAATTCGAACTATAGCGTTCAGTCCATGGCAGACGATGTTCTCGCCACCCTCTGCGCACTCGACCCCACTCAGTTCTGCACTGGATGGCTTCTCGGCGGCCACTCGATGGGTGGCAAAGTCGCGACAGTCCTCACCCGATCGCTGCTCGACGACTCTTCAACAATTTCAATGCCAACCGGCCTCATCCTGGTTTCTCCGTCGCCCCCCGGCCCCGAACCAATGAAGGGCTCCAAGCGCAAAGAGATGCTGGACTCCCTAGGCCGAAGCACAGGCGACGCGGATGAAGATCGCAAGCGCGCCGCCTCGTACGTCGCCGGTAACGTGGGGAAGCTGCCAATCGAACCCGCAACCAATGTCCGTACCGAAGATGATGTCCTCCGCATGAGCCGCCAAGCCTTTGCTGCGTGGCTCATCGATATCAATGGCCATTCAGCCGGGAGCAAAGAAGATTGGTCTAAACGTGTGGGTATCCTGCCCATCCCCACGATCATCTTTGCCGGTACAGAGGACGCCGCACTCGGACCCGACGCTCAGCGCGAACACACCCTGACGCACTTCAGCCACGGCGAACTCATTGCCCTCGAAGCCTGCGGACATCTCGGGCCGATCGAACGTCCGACCGAACTGGCTGAGCATTTCCTGTCCTTCGCCCAATCCCTTGGTCTCGTCCCGAGACCTCCCGCGGAGCCCTTCAGCCAAAAATTTCAGCAAGTAATCGACTCCCAACGAACGTCGCCCCAAACGCGCGCCGTGCTTCTCGCGCGTCTCCCCGAGCCGTTCGTTGCTCCCCGTACATTCAGCGAAACCGAACTCCGCACCCTTCGGGCTCTCATTGACACCGTCATTCCCCATGCGTCCCCCAACATCGCCGCCCGCCTCGACCAAACTCTAGCCCAACCCCGGGCCGACGGCTGGCGTTTCAACAATCTACCCGACGATGTCGCCGCGTGGCGTCAGGGCTTCTCTTCACTCGATGCAGCCGCCCATCGTACTCACGGAGTAAGCTTCCTCGCCCTCAGCCCTAGTCTCCGCCGCGCTCTCCTAGTAGCTGCCCAGCAAGGCAACCTAGGTCGCGGACCTCTCGGCATCCTTCACCTCGGTGAATCAGCCGATGCATTCTCGGCTTCGCAGATGCAGAAGTGGTTCGAAGACGTCCGTGCCGAGTTAACTCGCCTCTATATCTCGGATCCACGCACCCTTGATCGCATCGGCTTCACCGGCTTTGCCGACGATCCCAGCGGCTTCACCCAAATCCGCCTCGAAGAACAGCACGAAACTTCTGAAGAACTAACTGGGTTTGCACAATGA
- a CDS encoding tyrosine-type recombinase/integrase — MPGVRRSIRRRSWSDHKSPSSIDHCDKLGKSIGKAYTEEEKLRMLEQAKMAESPHIHPAIMLALNAGIRDAEPKQLTWDQINLKRGYLPVGKSKTEAGEGRTTPLNSALAETMSECADWYRDRFASI, encoded by the coding sequence ATGCCGGGAGTCAGGCGTTCCATACGCCGACGTTCGTGGTCCGATCACAAGTCACCGAGCTCGATCGACCATTGCGACAAGCTTGGCAAGTCGATAGGCAAGGCGTACACCGAAGAGGAGAAGTTGCGGATGCTGGAACAAGCGAAGATGGCTGAGTCTCCTCACATCCATCCTGCAATCATGCTCGCCCTGAATGCAGGAATTCGCGACGCCGAACCGAAGCAGCTCACTTGGGACCAGATCAATCTAAAGCGTGGCTACCTCCCAGTTGGAAAGAGCAAGACCGAGGCAGGCGAGGGGCGTACGACTCCGCTCAACTCCGCACTTGCCGAGACCATGAGCGAATGCGCAGACTGGTATCGCGACCGTTTCGCTTCGATCTAG